The Chitinophagaceae bacterium genome window below encodes:
- a CDS encoding tetratricopeptide repeat protein yields MQYDTTNIDALKAMGEYGMESRNYRQAVDAYTRWNKLEPNNEATFQQLANLYFNLGRHQDALSYTEKWEKLHKDKPMHYIVGMCNYYLENYPQAINRLLYAAETDSTNAILYYTIGRSYIEIERYKQAIPYYQKAAAVDPKNARYVFEMGMVYYAIPDDKNAIAMFELAAERGWVKNAEYYENLAYSYMNLGNFAKSTEMLEKSLEKRPYSITVRYALAESQYKGGKYQDAIDNWDQVLQLDNKNARALYMIGMSYQKMGQKDKGVALCDKAIEMDPSLNSLKQKKMDMGM; encoded by the coding sequence GTGCAGTATGATACAACCAACATTGATGCATTGAAAGCAATGGGTGAGTATGGCATGGAAAGTCGCAACTATCGCCAGGCTGTAGATGCCTATACACGCTGGAACAAACTGGAGCCAAACAATGAAGCAACCTTTCAGCAGTTAGCCAATTTATACTTCAATCTGGGCCGCCACCAGGATGCTTTAAGTTATACAGAGAAATGGGAAAAACTCCACAAGGATAAACCCATGCACTACATCGTTGGTATGTGCAATTATTATCTTGAAAATTATCCGCAGGCCATTAACCGTTTATTATACGCAGCCGAAACAGATTCAACCAATGCAATTCTGTATTATACAATCGGACGGAGCTACATTGAAATAGAGCGTTACAAACAGGCAATTCCTTACTACCAGAAAGCAGCAGCGGTTGACCCAAAAAATGCACGTTATGTATTTGAAATGGGAATGGTGTACTATGCTATTCCTGACGATAAAAATGCCATTGCCATGTTTGAGCTTGCAGCTGAGCGTGGTTGGGTAAAGAATGCAGAGTATTATGAAAACCTTGCTTACAGTTATATGAATCTTGGGAATTTTGCCAAGTCTACCGAGATGCTTGAAAAATCTTTAGAAAAACGTCCTTACAGCATTACAGTACGTTATGCACTGGCCGAATCGCAATACAAAGGCGGGAAGTACCAGGATGCGATAGACAACTGGGACCAGGTACTTCAGCTCGATAATAAAAATGCCCGTGCGCTTTATATGATTGGCATGAGTTACCAGAAAATGGGGCAAAAGGATAAGGGCGTGGCTTTATGCGATAAAGCCATTGAAATGGATCCATCGCTAAACAGTCTCAAACAGAAAAAAATGGATATGGGAATGTAA
- a CDS encoding sigma-70 family RNA polymerase sigma factor → MLTVCLRYSTDRMEAEDILQDAFIKVYRNISQFKFEGSFEGWVRRIVVNTALKYCQKKRMKFDEVQPDAPGVSGLEPSAYTHLNEAELLKMIHNLPEGYKLVFTLHVIEGYSHEEIAVMLKIKDSTSRSQLVKARRYLQNEIIKVQKVLRYERSTIR, encoded by the coding sequence ATGCTGACTGTTTGCCTGCGATATTCTACAGACAGGATGGAAGCAGAAGATATTCTGCAGGATGCCTTTATTAAAGTGTACAGGAATATTTCTCAGTTCAAGTTTGAAGGTTCGTTTGAAGGATGGGTTCGCAGGATTGTTGTGAACACGGCTTTAAAATATTGCCAGAAGAAAAGGATGAAGTTTGATGAAGTGCAACCCGATGCTCCGGGTGTGAGCGGATTGGAACCCTCAGCCTATACTCACCTCAACGAAGCCGAGTTACTGAAGATGATTCACAATTTACCGGAAGGTTATAAGCTGGTATTTACCCTGCATGTAATTGAAGGTTACAGTCATGAAGAAATTGCAGTAATGCTGAAAATAAAAGACAGTACATCAAGATCACAACTGGTGAAAGCGAGAAGGTATTTACAGAATGAAATTATTAAAGTGCAAAAAGTATTGCGGTATGAAAGATCAACAATTCGATGA